In Labrus bergylta chromosome 1, fLabBer1.1, whole genome shotgun sequence, one genomic interval encodes:
- the map9 gene encoding microtubule-associated protein 9: MTSQDFRTLAYTKSPKTSRRTTFQDELQAAVSARASKTKTDQYSYSDDFEEDEDDFLNELLKSRKKRAGAFKAEKSKSKINDFEISDDESKPGRTKRVSFLKTQRISSPSGDTTASESHEKEPLEYSVSHNNDYNNSFSSQHSANVSEDNDRYKSSDVESADHQITRQNSSKSLSCQTSGDSFLDMPLPLPSDNSVTETPEGKSSSPQTPQLPASDLKHVSSADTVAEREPPRPKPRQRTLGLILQAAEKKVEDAESQDLSRPQTSSASINLSTTGTDSNTAWAGEDHAASRSLSKSSSSKSDLSQLMTKSTVDSGSRKSFFSDDSKEEARKYSTSFEEFNEESCDHTNQLSHDQGESFDSRTSGSQSKTTLRSQSVCSRNVESKYLGSLKVLDRKVSLQESQPQAGDSLRAVIYQEWLRKKKEKSKENMKLKKTEETLKDKKKRDEEAKKGDAVASYEAWKEKKAESLKAKAKEEQDKMRKEQQAIEEKEEKKQSAKQVFEKWKQEHDRLLKEKYRKEREAEDKQKFKKQEKEEERQKDSKSAFTNWHEKKKDVLHEKVSTKRKEVLTKAEEERYMKEERDKMALEMYENWLIRKELEQKRRKEERRIQAILRDSPPPPWSPPNKTIPFRK, translated from the exons ATGACGAGTCAGGACTTCAGGACACTCGCTTACACGAAAAGCCCGAAAACTTCAAGAAGGACAACATTTCAG GATGAACTTCAGGCTGCTGTTTCTGCCAGAGCGAGCAAGACTAAAACAGACCAATATTCATACTCTGATGACTTCGAGGAGGATGAAGACG ATTTCTTGAATGAACTCCTCAAATCCAGAAAAAAGCGCGCCGGTGCTTTCAAGGCTGAGAAGAGCAAGTCTAAAATCAACGACTTTGAGATCTCTGACGATGAAAGCAAACCCGGCCGGACAAAGAGAGTTTCGTTTCTGAAAACCCAAAGAATTAGCTCTCCCTCAGGGGACACAACGGCGTCAGAGTCACATGAAAAGGAGCCGCTCGAGTACTCTGTCAGTCACAACAATGACTACAATAACTCGTTTTCCTCACAACACTCTGCAAATGTCAGTGAAGATAATGACAGATATAAAAGCAGCGACGTGGAGTCCGCTGATCATCAAATCACAAGACAGAACTCGAGTAAGTCTCTGTCATGTCAGACCTCAGGGGATTCTTTTCTGGACATGCCTTTGCCTTTACCATCTGACAACAGTGTGACAGAGACTCCAGAGGGGAAGAGCAGCTCTCCACAGACTCCACAGCTACCAGCATCAGACCTCAAACATGTGTCATCAGCAG ACACTGTTGCTGAGAGGGAGCCACCCAGACCAAAACCGAGGCAAAGGACTCTGGGACTGATCCTTCAAGCTGCAGAGAAGAAAGTTGAAGATGCTGAATCTCAGGACCTCAGCAGGCCTCAGACTTCCTCTGCATCAATCAACCTCTCCACCACTGGCACAGACAGCAACACAGCT TGGGCAGGAGAAGATCACGCAGCTTCACGTAGTCTCAGCAAATCCTCGTCAAGTAAGAGTGACCTGTCACAGCTCATGACCAAGTCCACGGTCGATTCTGGATCCAGAA aaAGCTTTTTCTCTGATGACAGCAAAGAGGAGGCGAGGAAGTACTCCACATCATTTGAAGAGTTTAAT gaAGAGTCATGTGATCACACAAATCAGCTCTCTCATGATCAGGGAGAATCTTTTGATAGCAG GACATCCGGTTCTCAATCCAAGACCACCCTCAGATCTCAGAGTGTTTGCTCCAGGAACGTGGAGTCAAAGTATTTAGGAAGTCTCAAAGTACTGGATCGCAAAGTTTCACTCCAAGAGTCTCAGCCTCAGGCAGGAGATTCACTCAGAGCTGTCATTTACCAG GAATGGcttagaaagaaaaaggaaaagtcaaAAGAGAACATGAAACTGAAGAAGACAGAGGAAAccctgaaagacaaaaagaaaagg gatgaAGAAGCTAAAAAGGGAGATGCTGTTGCATCATATGAGGcttggaaagaaaagaaagcagagagtCTCAAAGCGAAAGCCAAAGAAGAGCAGgacaaaatgagaaaagagCAACAAGCGattgaagagaaagaggagaaaaaacaatcaGCCAAACAG GTGTTTGAAAAATGGAAACAAGAGCACGATCGTCTTCTGAAAGAAAAGTACCgaaaagaaagagaagctgAAGATAAACAAAAGTTcaagaaacaagaaaaggaggaagaacgACAGAAAGATAGCAAATCTGCTTTTACAAACTG GCATGAAAAGAAGAAGGACGTTCTCCATGAGAAAGTTTCAACGAAGCGTAAAGAAGTCCTAACTAAAGCAGAGGAGGAGCGCTAcatgaaagaggagagagataagATGGCGTTAGAGATGTATGAAAACTGGCTG ATAAGAAAAGAGCTGgaacagaagagaagaaaagaagagagacggATACAGGCGATACTCAGAGACAGTCCCCCTCCACCGTGGAGCCCTCCTAATAAAACCATACCATTCAGAAAATAA
- the ube2kb gene encoding ubiquitin-conjugating enzyme E2Kb (UBC1 homolog, yeast): MANIAVQRIKREFKEVVKSEETSKNQIKVDMVDENFTELRGEIAGPPDTPYEGGKYQLEIKIPETYPFNPPKVRFITKIWHPNISSVTGAICLDILKDQWAAAMTLRTVLLSLQALLAAAEPDDPQDAVVANQYKQNPEMFKQTARLWSHVYAGAPVSSPDYTRKIDKLCAMGFDKNAVIAALSSKSWDVETATELLLSN; the protein is encoded by the exons ATGGCGAACATCGCGGTCCAAAGAATCAAGCGGGAGTTCAAAGAAGTTGTCAAAAGCGAAGAG ACAAGTAAAAACCAGATAAAAGTAGACATGGTGGATGAGAACTTCACAGAACTGAGGGGGGAGATAGCAGGTCCTCCAGATACACCATATGAAG GTGGCAAATATCAGCTTGAAATAAAAATCCCAGAAACCTATCCTTTTAACCCGCCAAAG GTGCGTTTCATCACTAAGATCTGGCATCCTAATATCAGTTCTGTGACAGGAGCGATCTGTCTGGACATTTTAAAAGACCAGTG ggCGGCTGCTATGACCCTCCGGACGGTGCTGTTGTCTCTACAGGCTCTCCTCGCTGCAGCAGAACCAGATGATCCACAGGATGCTGTCGTAGCAAACCAG TACAAGCAGAACCCAGAAATGTTCAAACAGACTGCGCGGCTGTGGTCTCACGTGTACGCAGGCGCTCCTGTATCCAGTCCAGACTACACTCGCAAAATAGACAAACTCTGTGCCATGGGCTTCGATAAG aATGCAGTAATAGCAGCCTTGTCTTCAAAATCCTGGGATGTGGAAACAGCGACAGAGCTGCTGCTCAGCAACTGA
- the smim14 gene encoding small integral membrane protein 14: protein MAEGGFDPCECICSHEYAMRRLINLLRHSQSYCTDTECPQELPGPSGSVGGGGELTLPMMVVGWMVLALVLFLLRPSSLRGSRQTDKPTGPHNRDRREPPAPPVD from the exons ATGGCAGAGGGAGGCTTCGACCCTTGTGAGTGCATCTGCAGCCATGAGTATGCTATGAGACGCCTCATCAACCTG CTCAGGCACTCTCAGTCCTactgcacagacacagaatGTCCTCAGGAAT tgcCGGGTCCTAGTGGGTCGGTCGGCGGGGGTGGAGAACTGACCCTCCCCATGATGGTGGTGGGATGGATGGTTCTGGCTCTGGTCCTCTTCCTGCTGCGCCCGTCCAGTCTCAGAGGTtccagacaaacagacaaacctACTGGACCCCACAAT AGGGACAGAAGAGAACCTCCAGCACCACCCGTTGATTAG